The following proteins come from a genomic window of Paeniglutamicibacter kerguelensis:
- a CDS encoding MDR family MFS transporter: MTETNTRLNPKDLATITVLIISAFIVILNETIMNVALPVLMHEFKVSEDAIQWLATIFMLTMAVVIPATGFLLQRFSTRGVFLLAMGLFSAGTLLAAASPSFAMLLGARVIQASGTAIMMPLLMTTILDLVPAHRRGVIMGNVSIVISVAPAIGPTISGLILQFLNWRFMFLIIAPIAIAALLIGAPRLNKNAEASGTPLSIPSVILSVPAFGGLVYGLSKLSSNGLDATTLAVLVIAVLSLVTFVMLQLKLQRKDHALLDMRPFTYRPFTLSLVLMVLAMVALFGVIILLPMYLQNVRGLDTLATGLMLLPGGLLMGLLAPFVGRAYDKVGPRPLVIPGSVILALVLFGYSRLLGAETPIPVIIGLHLTMSLSLALIFTPAFTTALNPLPHSLHSHGSAVLSTLQQLGGAAGTALLVGVLASRISTGAAAGSDPIAAQISGFSAGFTVAAICGLGMVVVALFLSKAPAEELAEKAHVH, encoded by the coding sequence GTGACCGAGACCAATACCCGGCTCAATCCCAAGGACCTGGCCACCATTACGGTGCTGATCATTTCCGCCTTCATCGTGATCCTCAACGAGACGATCATGAACGTCGCCTTGCCCGTACTGATGCACGAATTCAAGGTCAGCGAGGACGCCATCCAGTGGCTGGCCACGATCTTCATGCTCACCATGGCCGTTGTCATCCCCGCCACGGGGTTCCTGCTGCAGCGCTTCAGCACCCGCGGGGTCTTCCTGCTGGCCATGGGGCTGTTCTCCGCCGGCACGCTGCTTGCCGCGGCGTCCCCGAGCTTTGCAATGCTGCTCGGAGCCCGCGTGATCCAGGCTTCCGGCACCGCGATCATGATGCCGCTGCTGATGACCACCATCCTTGACCTGGTGCCGGCGCACCGCCGCGGCGTGATCATGGGCAACGTGTCGATCGTGATCTCCGTGGCCCCGGCCATCGGCCCGACGATCTCCGGGTTGATCCTGCAGTTCCTGAACTGGCGCTTCATGTTCCTGATCATCGCGCCGATCGCGATCGCCGCCCTGCTCATCGGTGCCCCGCGCCTGAACAAGAACGCCGAGGCCTCGGGCACGCCGCTCTCGATCCCCTCCGTCATCCTGTCGGTCCCGGCCTTCGGCGGCCTGGTCTACGGGCTGAGCAAGCTTTCCTCCAACGGGCTGGACGCCACGACGCTGGCCGTGCTGGTGATTGCCGTGCTGTCGTTGGTGACGTTCGTGATGCTTCAGCTGAAGCTGCAGCGCAAGGACCACGCGCTGCTGGACATGCGCCCGTTCACCTACCGCCCGTTCACGCTGTCGCTGGTGCTGATGGTGCTGGCCATGGTGGCGCTGTTCGGCGTCATCATCCTGTTGCCGATGTACCTGCAGAACGTGCGGGGCCTGGACACCCTGGCCACCGGCCTGATGCTGCTGCCCGGCGGCCTGCTCATGGGCCTGCTGGCCCCGTTTGTGGGACGTGCCTACGACAAGGTCGGCCCGCGCCCGCTGGTGATCCCCGGCTCCGTCATCCTGGCCCTGGTGCTCTTCGGGTACTCCCGCTTGCTCGGCGCGGAGACCCCGATCCCCGTGATCATCGGCCTGCACCTGACCATGTCCCTGTCCCTCGCGCTGATCTTCACCCCGGCGTTCACCACCGCGCTGAACCCGTTGCCGCACTCTCTGCACTCGCACGGTTCGGCGGTGCTCAGCACCCTGCAGCAGCTGGGCGGCGCCGCGGGCACCGCGTTGCTGGTCGGCGTATTGGCGTCGCGGATTTCCACGGGTGCCGCGGCCGGGTCCGATCCGATCGCCGCACAGATCTCCGGTTTCTCCGCGGGATTCACCGTGGCTGCGATTTGCGGGCTCGGCATGGTCGTCGTTGCACTGTTCCTGTCCAAGGCCCCGGCCGAGGAACTTGCCGAGAAGGCGCACGTTCACTAG
- a CDS encoding NUDIX hydrolase family protein has protein sequence MNVRTPDPYPGWLSDEDLYEARARLPMLYVEAIPVRLDPLGYVTELGLLLTADPEGRMLRSFVSGRVVYRETIRAALIRHIEKDLGPMAMPQLPPSPAPFTVAEYFPSPSETGLTDERQHAVSMAYIVPMRGECSPRQDALELTWLTPEEALSPNIQEEFAGGRGNLIRQALSHVGYIR, from the coding sequence ATGAACGTACGCACTCCGGATCCATACCCCGGCTGGTTGTCAGACGAAGACCTCTACGAGGCTCGTGCCCGCCTACCGATGCTCTACGTCGAGGCGATCCCGGTCCGGCTGGATCCCCTCGGCTACGTCACCGAACTGGGCCTGCTGCTCACGGCCGATCCGGAGGGCCGGATGCTGCGCTCCTTCGTCTCGGGCCGCGTCGTATACCGCGAGACTATTCGCGCGGCGCTCATCCGCCACATCGAAAAGGACCTGGGTCCGATGGCCATGCCGCAGCTGCCGCCGAGCCCCGCCCCCTTCACCGTCGCCGAGTATTTCCCGTCCCCTTCGGAGACCGGACTGACCGACGAGCGCCAGCATGCCGTTTCGATGGCCTACATCGTGCCGATGCGCGGCGAATGCTCGCCGCGCCAGGACGCGCTCGAGCTGACCTGGCTCACCCCGGAAGAGGCGCTGAGCCCGAACATCCAGGAAGAGTTTGCCGGAGGGCGTGGGAACCTGATCCGCCAGGCCCTCTCCCACGTGGGCTACATCCGCTAG
- a CDS encoding FUSC family protein, translating into MSEKFGGLLTLGPAHDDHLIALRTGIGVFVPLLALLAMGRLDLVPFAVFGAFTGVYGRVPGYANRLVAQSKAGALFLAVILLAALCSTYLVDHVDPARGAWMIVALTTVVSGVCAVAAGLLQLRPGGSLFHIFAFAAIASMPTQPPVAQSLGAALVAVLLAIVIGFSGMLLPGSKGWGERTRPPALSKSVRTAIWWEAFFYVVAAGLAGSIANLLAPALSTGHSYWAMVAAVVPLVGHTTRHRVRRGIHRILGTLTGIVLMAAIIAFQPPVWVLLVLIGLLQMCAELFIARNYFIAQIFVTPLALMGASIGTGLSTKLLYDRVLETVIGAVVGIAVVLLGSLCGSWYRRRTANPDR; encoded by the coding sequence ATGAGCGAAAAATTCGGGGGACTGCTGACTCTGGGCCCGGCACATGACGATCATTTGATTGCCCTGCGCACGGGCATCGGAGTGTTCGTCCCGCTCTTGGCGCTGCTGGCGATGGGCCGGCTTGACCTGGTGCCATTCGCGGTTTTCGGCGCCTTCACCGGCGTCTACGGCCGCGTGCCGGGTTACGCGAACCGATTGGTCGCCCAGTCCAAGGCAGGAGCCCTGTTCCTGGCCGTGATCCTGCTGGCCGCGCTGTGCTCTACCTACCTGGTGGACCATGTGGATCCGGCGCGAGGGGCCTGGATGATCGTCGCGTTGACCACCGTGGTCTCCGGAGTCTGTGCGGTGGCTGCCGGCCTGCTGCAATTGCGCCCCGGCGGCTCGCTCTTCCACATCTTCGCCTTCGCCGCGATCGCCTCGATGCCAACCCAGCCACCGGTGGCCCAGTCCTTGGGAGCTGCGCTGGTTGCGGTGCTGCTGGCCATCGTGATCGGATTTTCCGGCATGCTGCTTCCCGGTTCCAAGGGATGGGGAGAGCGCACGCGCCCGCCCGCCCTGTCCAAAAGTGTGCGCACGGCCATCTGGTGGGAGGCGTTCTTCTATGTGGTCGCAGCCGGTTTGGCCGGCAGCATCGCCAACCTGCTGGCCCCGGCGCTCTCCACCGGGCACAGCTATTGGGCCATGGTCGCCGCGGTGGTGCCGCTGGTCGGGCACACCACCCGGCACCGGGTGCGCAGGGGAATTCACCGCATCCTCGGCACGCTCACCGGCATTGTGCTGATGGCGGCGATCATCGCGTTCCAGCCGCCGGTGTGGGTGCTGCTGGTCTTGATCGGGTTGCTGCAGATGTGCGCCGAGCTGTTCATCGCGCGGAACTACTTCATTGCACAGATCTTCGTGACCCCGCTGGCCCTGATGGGCGCCTCGATCGGGACGGGGCTGAGCACCAAGCTGCTCTACGACCGCGTGCTCGAAACGGTGATCGGCGCGGTGGTCGGCATCGCGGTGGTGCTGCTGGGTTCGCTGTGCGGCAGCTGGTACAGGCGCCGCACAGCGAACCCAGATCGCTAG
- the tgt gene encoding tRNA guanosine(34) transglycosylase Tgt encodes MPHDSFDPTAPHPRQTDFSFEVGTRLTNPDGSQALGRTGVIKTPHGEIKTPAFIAVGTKATVKAILPEAVAELGAQAVLANAYHLYLQPGSDLLDAAGGLGKFMNWSGPTFTDSGGFQVMSLGSGFKKVIDMNLVDQSGPDDAVAPGKERLANVDDDGVWFKSHLDGTKHRFSPEISMKVQHEIGADIMFAFDELTTLQNSRGYQVESLERTRLWAERCVREHFNLTDDRVGKEYQALFGVIQGAQYEDLRRKACQDLGAMAFDGFGIGGALEKENLGTIVGWCAEELPENKPRHLLGISEPDDIFTAIENGADTFDCVSPTRVARNSAFYTPHGRFNLSGSRYKRDFTPLAEGCECYTCQNYTRAYIQHMFKSKEILSHTLISIHNEHFVVKMVDDARQAIEDGTFHEMKADVMAKYYARKPDPQGLPALVTTA; translated from the coding sequence GTGCCCCACGATTCTTTTGACCCCACAGCGCCCCATCCACGCCAAACCGATTTCTCCTTCGAGGTCGGGACCCGGCTGACCAACCCCGACGGCTCGCAGGCGCTCGGGCGCACCGGCGTCATCAAGACCCCCCACGGGGAGATCAAGACCCCCGCATTCATTGCCGTGGGCACCAAGGCCACGGTCAAGGCGATCCTGCCCGAGGCCGTCGCCGAGCTCGGCGCCCAGGCCGTGTTGGCCAACGCCTACCACCTGTACCTGCAGCCCGGTTCCGACCTGCTCGATGCCGCCGGCGGCCTGGGCAAGTTCATGAACTGGTCCGGCCCCACCTTCACCGACTCGGGCGGATTCCAGGTCATGAGCCTGGGCTCGGGCTTCAAGAAGGTCATCGACATGAACCTGGTGGACCAGTCGGGACCTGACGACGCCGTCGCCCCGGGCAAGGAACGCCTGGCGAACGTTGACGACGACGGGGTCTGGTTCAAGAGCCACCTCGACGGCACCAAGCACCGCTTCTCCCCCGAGATCTCCATGAAGGTCCAGCACGAGATCGGCGCGGACATCATGTTCGCCTTCGACGAGCTGACCACGCTGCAGAACTCCCGCGGCTACCAGGTCGAATCCCTGGAACGCACCCGCCTCTGGGCCGAACGCTGCGTCAGGGAACACTTCAACCTCACCGACGATCGCGTCGGCAAGGAATATCAGGCGCTCTTCGGCGTCATCCAGGGCGCCCAGTACGAGGACCTGCGCCGCAAGGCCTGCCAGGACCTCGGCGCCATGGCTTTTGACGGCTTCGGCATCGGCGGGGCGTTGGAGAAGGAAAACCTGGGCACCATCGTGGGCTGGTGCGCCGAGGAACTCCCGGAGAACAAGCCGCGCCACCTACTGGGAATTTCCGAGCCCGACGACATCTTCACGGCCATCGAAAACGGTGCCGACACCTTCGACTGCGTCTCCCCCACCCGGGTGGCCCGCAACTCGGCGTTCTACACCCCGCACGGCCGCTTCAACCTCTCGGGAAGCCGGTACAAGCGGGACTTCACCCCGCTGGCCGAGGGTTGCGAGTGCTACACCTGCCAGAACTACACGCGCGCCTACATCCAGCACATGTTCAAGTCGAAGGAGATCCTCAGCCACACGCTGATCTCCATCCACAACGAACACTTCGTGGTGAAGATGGTCGACGACGCACGCCAGGCCATCGAGGACGGTACCTTCCACGAAATGAAGGCGGACGTCATGGCCAAGTACTACGCGCGCAAGCCGGACCCGCAGGGGCTCCCGGCCCTGGTCACCACCGCGTAA
- a CDS encoding DoxX family protein: MTDAAKGSLARFLEARVPTSRKRLGVRNAMGGLFVGAGISHLTFAREEFSALVPAFVPVESDTVVVASGVVEICLGAALMLLAKRRVPIGWAAALFLVGVFPGNISQWTHAREAFGMDTDSKRFARLLFQPLLVVAALWSTAAWRDRPRAGRL, encoded by the coding sequence ATGACTGACGCCGCGAAGGGATCCCTTGCCCGGTTCCTGGAAGCCCGGGTGCCGACCTCGCGCAAGCGCTTAGGCGTTCGAAACGCCATGGGCGGACTTTTTGTCGGTGCCGGGATCAGCCATCTGACATTCGCCCGTGAGGAGTTCTCGGCGCTGGTGCCGGCCTTTGTTCCCGTCGAGAGCGACACCGTGGTTGTTGCCTCGGGGGTCGTAGAAATTTGCCTGGGAGCGGCGTTGATGCTGCTGGCCAAGCGGCGTGTGCCCATCGGCTGGGCCGCAGCCCTCTTCCTGGTTGGTGTGTTCCCCGGCAACATCTCCCAGTGGACTCACGCCCGTGAGGCTTTTGGCATGGATACCGACTCCAAACGCTTCGCCAGGCTGCTTTTCCAGCCGCTGTTGGTTGTGGCTGCGCTGTGGTCCACGGCTGCTTGGCGGGATCGTCCGCGCGCCGGCCGGCTCTAG
- a CDS encoding organic hydroperoxide resistance protein — protein sequence MNAIYTAEALSTGQGREGRVATSDGSLDLTMAPPKELGGSGAGTNPEQLFAAGFAACFHSALQAVARSRKTKVENSSVGGRVTIGSNGEGGYQLAVVLEVIIPEIPHDQARELADAAHLLCPYSNATRGNIEVTVVVSDD from the coding sequence ATGAACGCCATTTACACAGCCGAAGCGCTCTCCACCGGACAAGGACGAGAGGGGCGCGTCGCAACCTCGGACGGAAGCCTCGATCTCACCATGGCACCGCCCAAGGAGCTGGGAGGATCGGGCGCGGGAACCAACCCCGAGCAGCTGTTCGCCGCGGGATTCGCCGCATGCTTTCACTCCGCGCTACAGGCCGTTGCCCGCAGCAGGAAAACCAAGGTTGAGAACTCGAGCGTGGGTGGACGCGTCACGATCGGCAGCAACGGCGAGGGCGGATACCAGTTGGCCGTTGTGCTCGAAGTGATCATTCCGGAAATACCGCATGACCAGGCCCGGGAACTCGCTGACGCAGCGCACCTTCTCTGCCCCTACTCCAACGCCACCCGCGGCAACATCGAAGTCACAGTGGTCGTTTCCGATGACTGA
- a CDS encoding MarR family winged helix-turn-helix transcriptional regulator, giving the protein MSIVDEMVCFSLYSATRATTRAYAELLAPWGLTYPQYLVLAVLWSEGDKSVNELGELLQLDSGTLSPLLRRMEAKLLIERKRVHEDNRVVTIVPTQRAGELREELGHVPMSIACATGLPDAASARELIDTLQKLTKAMGQLGKINS; this is encoded by the coding sequence ATGTCAATTGTCGATGAAATGGTCTGCTTCTCCTTGTACTCGGCCACACGGGCCACCACGAGGGCATATGCGGAGTTGTTGGCTCCGTGGGGCCTAACGTATCCCCAGTATTTGGTCCTGGCGGTCCTCTGGTCGGAAGGGGACAAATCGGTGAATGAGCTTGGTGAGTTGCTCCAGCTTGATTCGGGAACTCTTTCACCACTGCTTCGACGCATGGAGGCAAAACTCCTGATCGAACGCAAACGAGTTCATGAAGACAACCGAGTAGTCACCATCGTGCCGACTCAACGTGCCGGCGAACTCCGGGAAGAACTGGGACACGTTCCCATGAGCATTGCGTGCGCCACGGGTCTTCCGGACGCGGCTTCGGCCCGGGAACTCATCGACACCTTGCAAAAGCTCACAAAAGCTATGGGCCAACTCGGCAAGATCAACAGCTAA
- a CDS encoding MFS transporter — protein sequence METRAGRPPLSLLAILLAAVGIAPLLTYGLSATSDLIISDLGISTAQFGLLATMCFACAAIGNAVFGRFADRQPDRTLLLLVFGLAALGLLLAAIPGGYVLLLAASAVAGIAQSFPNGVTNRILAERVPADYRIGWIGVKQSGVQASQLVASLGFPVLAAWIGWHGASAIGAVVAAVLAVLAVRAISTFPLLPAEPRPAQPVAAGATAVQAPSTRFVIVALAVFGFVNGMGVQATNVYLPLFAVRELGFSLVLGGLTAAVAGAIGVSARVGWGRMMSRGVAAPKLLLLLAIMATCGAVAFLAAGATGYAALLWLAVALHGSSALGVSVVLMAGLLRSVPAGSMGSATGWVSAGQFGGFTIGPLAMGALIGSPGGFAAGWTAVALTYLTCVALALYLVLRRRPSTSRN from the coding sequence ATGGAGACCCGTGCCGGGCGCCCGCCACTGAGCCTGTTGGCCATTTTGCTGGCGGCGGTGGGCATCGCCCCTCTGCTGACCTACGGCCTGAGTGCCACCAGTGACCTGATCATTTCCGACCTGGGCATCAGCACCGCGCAGTTCGGCTTGCTGGCCACCATGTGCTTTGCCTGCGCGGCGATCGGCAATGCGGTCTTCGGGCGGTTCGCCGACAGGCAGCCGGACAGGACGCTGCTGCTGTTGGTCTTCGGCCTGGCGGCCCTGGGCCTGCTGCTGGCCGCGATTCCCGGCGGATATGTCCTCCTGCTGGCGGCATCGGCCGTCGCGGGGATCGCCCAGTCATTCCCCAACGGGGTGACGAACAGGATCCTGGCCGAACGCGTGCCTGCCGACTACCGCATCGGATGGATCGGTGTGAAACAGTCGGGCGTGCAGGCTAGCCAGCTGGTGGCAAGCCTCGGCTTCCCGGTCCTGGCCGCGTGGATCGGCTGGCACGGGGCCAGCGCGATCGGCGCCGTGGTTGCAGCGGTGCTGGCGGTGCTCGCCGTCCGGGCGATTTCCACTTTCCCGCTGTTGCCCGCCGAACCCCGTCCGGCGCAGCCGGTGGCCGCCGGCGCAACCGCCGTGCAGGCACCCAGCACCCGCTTTGTCATTGTCGCGCTGGCCGTCTTCGGGTTTGTGAACGGCATGGGAGTGCAGGCAACCAACGTGTACCTGCCGCTCTTTGCCGTGCGCGAACTGGGCTTCTCGCTGGTGCTTGGCGGTCTCACCGCCGCCGTGGCCGGAGCCATCGGGGTCAGCGCCCGGGTGGGTTGGGGCCGGATGATGAGCCGCGGGGTGGCCGCACCCAAGTTGCTGCTGCTCCTGGCGATCATGGCCACCTGCGGCGCCGTGGCATTCCTTGCTGCCGGCGCGACGGGCTACGCCGCGCTGCTGTGGCTGGCCGTCGCGCTGCACGGATCCTCGGCACTCGGGGTGTCGGTGGTGTTGATGGCGGGCCTGTTGCGCAGCGTCCCTGCGGGGTCCATGGGATCGGCCACCGGCTGGGTTTCAGCCGGGCAATTCGGCGGCTTCACGATCGGTCCGCTGGCCATGGGAGCCCTGATCGGCTCGCCAGGCGGGTTCGCCGCCGGGTGGACGGCCGTGGCCCTGACCTACCTCACCTGCGTGGCGCTGGCGTTGTACCTGGTGCTGCGACGACGCCCCTCCACGTCAAGGAACTAG